The Streptomyces uncialis genomic interval CGCTTCCCCCAATGATTTGGCGCACCCTGGACATGCCGGGCAGCAGGTGGCTCCGGAGATTAACAAACGTCGCCAAGCGATCGCCAATGAGTCACCAATTGGCACCCTTAGGAACCGGCACTCTGGACGCCTCGAGAAGATCCAGCTACCCTCCACAGACGCTGTCGATGAACGGGGGAACTGTCTCGACTGCCCGATTCGTCGACCTTTCCGTGAAGGGAAAGGGATCCGTTTTGTCGCCTATGAGCGCACGGAACGCAGAATTCCAGAGGGGCGGGCGAGCGATGGTTATCGCCACCTGCCGGACGGAGATCGACTGGCCGATGCTCAGTGCGGGCTCCCGGCACACTCTTTCCGAGTCATGGTTGAGCGTCGCCGACGGTCGGCTGCCCGAATCTGTGGGAATCGCCTTGGTAGATGATGGAACGCAGGTGGCCATGATGGGCCGGGTGGTGCCGACGGCTACGGATAATCAGTTTCTCGACCCATACCTGCCCGCCGCGCAGCAACTCGGGAATCCGGAGCGCATCTTCCCTGCGATGGCTTTCATGTACCCGAATTACGATGCCTATCCGATAGGGCCGGGTTCCGCCGCACCCCGGCGGCTAGCCGAGTTTGTTTTCGGCGTCGAGCGCCTTGCCACTGAACGCGGGATGCGGAGCGTGGTCTTTCAGTATCTGGGTCCGGAATCGGATCTACTGGTTGATGCGTTGACCAATGCGAAATTCCAGGTCTATACAGTCGCGCAGCGCGCTGAATTGTCGATCGAATTCGCCGGAATTGGCGACTATTTATCCGGGTTCCCCAAGCGTCGACGAGATAAAATCAAGCACGAGATAAGAGTCATGTCTGAGGCGGGCGTCGCATTTTCTGTCCGGCATTTACAGGAAGATGAGAAACCCCTGATAGATCTACGCTGCGCGCTCGTAGAAAAGTATCGCGGAAAGAGCGATTCCGAGCGGGAACGGGGATGGTTCGACAAAGTCCAACGGTCGTTTCCCGGTGAAGACATTTTCGTTGTGACCGCTGAGGCCGACGGACACACACTTGGTTTCACCCTCTTCGTTCGTACGGCGGATCGGCTGACTGCTCTGCTCACAGGCACCGACTACCACCACCCACGGGCCGACTACGTCTACTTCGGCACGTCGTTCTACGCCGCCATCCCGCTGGCCGTCGAGGTCGGGACCCGGGTTATCGAGTACGGCATGGGTTCCGAACAGGCTAAACAGTCCAGAGGCTGCCTCTTAAGTCCCCTGCGCTGGGCGGTCCGCGACCTTTCCGGCGAAGTACCCGCAGCCGTACGCCGAGTCTAAGGAGACCCCATGCCGGACCCTCAACAGCCGAATGCGGACCTGTTCGGTGACGCCTTTGTCGACAATCCACATGCCACCTACGAGATCCTGCGCGAGCAGGGGCCAGTCTGTTCCGTAGTGCTGCCCGATGGACTACCGGTGTACTTCGTCACCCGTTACGCCGAAGCGCGCGCGGCATTGAATGACGACAGACTGGCCCACCACCTCGCGCACGCCGCACCGGCGATGGCCGCCGCAGGGATGCCGCTCGACGAGGACCGGGTGCGCTTCGGCGGCTCGCACATGCTGCACAGCGACCCGCCAGAGCACGGTCGGCTCCGGAAGCTGGTCAACCGCGCGTTCACACCGGCACGGGTCGAAGCCATGCGGCCAGTCGTCGCGAGCCTGGTCGGGGAGCTGATCGACCGGCTGCCCGAATGTGGCGACGCCGATCTGGTGGAAACACTGGCCTACCCGCTGCCGGTCCTCGTGATCTGCGAACTTCTTGGCGTACCGCCAGCCGACCGGACGGACTTCCGGCAGTGGTCGGACGCGACCCTGGCTTCCGACTTCATCACCGACCTGCCGATGTCGCGGGCGGAAGGGAAGCGCCTGCTGCAGAACTACATGACCGAACTGGTCGAGGGGAAGCGCAAGGACCTGAAGGCTGCGGATCCGGAGCAAGCGCCGGATCTCATCACCGCGCTGATCCAGCTACGCATGCGGGATGGCGATGACGCGCTGACCCAGGACGAACTGGTCGCCACCGCCTTTCTGCTTCTCGTGGCCGGACACGAGAGCACGGTCAACTTCCTCAGTACGGCGATGTTGAGCATCAGCACGGACCCGGAACTGGCCGACACCCTGCGTCGCCGACCCGAGCAGATGCCGCTCGTGGTCGACGAGTTTCTCCGATACGACGGCCCCGTACAGCGCGGAACCATCCGCACCGCGCTCGCGGACATCGAACTCGGAGGCGTGACCATTCCGGCCGGGAGCGTCGTCAGCGTGGGCATTGCCTCCGCGAACCGCGACGCATGCCAGTTTGCCGGCGCCGATCGTATCGACTCGGAGCGCGTCGACAACCCCCACCTGTCCTTCGGCCACGGACGGCATTTCTGCCTGGGGGCTCCCCTGGCCCGATTGGAGGGCGACGTGGCACTGAGCGCTCTACTTGCCCGCTACAGCGTCATCGAACTCGCCACGGGGAGGGCCGAGTTGCGCTGGCGACGCAGCTTCCAACGCGGCTTGGAGTCGCTGCCAGTCCGGCTCGAACCGGCGAAACCGAACTGATGGACACCTGGCCGACTGGAGAGCTGCCCGGCACGCCCTGGGGTCATGTGAACTTCAAGAATCGGAGGGCGAATGCAGGATAAGCCCACAGCAGGGCTACAAGGGCAAGCGTTACTGGAATTCCGGATTCTGGGGCCTGTGCAGATGCTGGTCGGCGGCCGACCGATCCCCCTGGCTGGCACCATGCAACGCGGCCTGCTGGCCGCCCTGCTGCTGTACGGCAACCGCACCGTACCGATAAGTCACCTCAACGAGGCACTGTGGGCGACCAAGCCTCCGCGGACGGCGAAAGCCGGACTGCAGTGGCAGATCTCACGGCTGCGGAAGCTGCTTGACAACGCCGACCCGGACGGTGAGCGGCTCCGCTTTCAGCCACCAGGCTACATCCTACGCGTGGAGCCCGCCGAGCTGGACAGCGACCGCTTCGCCACGCTGGCAGCAAGCGGCAGCACCGCGCTAGCCCAAGGGGACCTCGAGCGGGCGGACCGCGATCTACGGGCGGCGACAGGGATGTGGAATGGTAAGGCACTCGAGGATGCCGAGGCGCCCAGGCTAGCCCGAGAGAGAGACCGCTGGCACACCATCTACATGGCAGCCCTGGAAGACCGCCTTGAGGTCGACCTCCGCTTCGGCCGCCACTACCAGCTGCTCGGTGAACTCGACGAGCTCGTCTCGGCGGACCCGCTGCGAGAGCGGCTCAGGGCCTTCCAGATGCTCGCGCTCTACCGCTCCGGCGACCCGGCTGGCGCCGTCAGGGTCTTCCACGAGTGCCGGAACACCCTCGTTGAGGAACTGGGGCTCGAACCTGGTGAGGAGCTGCAGCGGCTGCTGCGTTCCGTACTGAACCGCGAGACCCAACTCGACTTACCGAGTGGTAACCGTGCGATCGCACCAGTGCAGGTGCCTGCCGAACTGCCAGCGGATATTCCCAGCTTCACCGGCCGCGAGTTCGAACTGGCAGCTCTGGACACACTGCGCTCGGGTGGCGAGGACTTGCAAGCGCCGATCGCGCTGAGCGGACCCGCTGGAGCTGGCAAGACCGCGACGGTCATCCGCTGGGCACACCGGAACATCCGGCAGTTCCCTGACGGCCAACTGTTTGCGGACATGCGGGGGCACTGCCCCAACTCACCGGTGAGTCCGCTGCGTATCCTTACCCGGTTCCTGCACACACTCGGCCTCCCCAGACGTGAGATTCCAGACTGTCCGGGCGAGGCGGCGAGCTTGTACCGCACCATGCTGAGCAACCGCAAAATGCTGATCATCCTCGACGACGTGTACAGCGCCGAGCAGGTACGCCCTCTAGTACCCGGCCACCGGTCAAGTCTGCTCGTGCTGACCAGCCGACACCGGCTCAGCGGTTTGCAGGCCCGGGACGGGTTCCAACACCTAGGGCTCCGCGGTCTGAGCACTCAGGACTCACAAGCGTTGATGGAACGGCTGCTCGGCTCGGAGCGAGTGGCTGCTGAACCGGAGAACGTCGCCCGGTTGAACCACCTGTGCAGCGGGCTGCCGCTGGCCTTGCGGATCGCAGCCACCCGCCTGCGCCGTGAGTCCCCGGGCGAAGTGGGCGATCTGCTGAACGGCCTGTGTGGAGTGGACGGCCTTCGCCTGTTGGAGGTGGGCCAGGACGCCGGGGCGTCGGTACGAGTGTCGCTCGACCGGTCGTACACCCGGCTGCGGCACGGCGAGCAGCAGTTCTTCAAACGGCTCGGCCGGGGCTTCCCGCAGCAGATCAACTCGTGCTCGATCGCTGCGGAGTCAGCGATGGGCGAAGTGGATAGTGGGCGACTGCTCGCTTCACTCGCCGAGGCCAGCATGATCCTGCCGATGGCGCCCGACCAGTACGAGATGCCGGATCTGATACGGCTCTACGCGCAGGACAAGGCACGCCGAGAGAGTCAGCCATCCGAGACCACGATGCTGGAAGGGGCCGACCGATGACGACCGCGAACGGGGCTTCACCGGATATTGAGTTCTTCTCCCTGTACGAAGAGGTCCGCGAGCCCGAGCTGGGGTCACCGGATCTGAAGGGGTCCTTGTCGGCTCGTGCGGCCCGGGTCTGCTCTCCCATTACGGCCGCCTCCGGGTTCGGCTGGCACATCTACCCGCCGGTCGATTTCGCGGTGCGCTGGGACGGCTTGGGCAGCGAGTGGTCCCTGCTCGACGGAAACGACCCGGTCGCCTGGCAGTCCCTCAGCGGTGCCCAGGACGGGATGCTGCCGCAGGCAGCCGCCGTCCGGGCCTCAGCGGAGAAGGCCGGGCTTGAGGGTGTGGACGTGTTCGACAAGTACGGCGGTGCGCCGCCATTCATCCAGGCCGACCCGCGCAACCCGCACATGTTGGAGGTGATCACCGGACTGCTAGCCCGAACCCCGGCGAACCTCTGGCTGCTCGTGCGCGACGTCCCTAACTGGCCGCGGGCGGGCGATCACCAGATCCTCGAAGGCATCATCGAAACTGACTGGTACCGCGCCTACTTGCCGACGATGGTGCGCCTGACCCAGCAAAACCGCATAGTGCGATTCCACCGGCACATACCGATCATGGCTGTCCAGCCGATCGCCCGCAGCACCGTGCAGATGGCACGACGCCCGGCGGCGACGTACCGCGGCGTTGCCAATTTCCCAGACGGCGTCTGGAAGGAGTTCGTGAGCTGGCGCAAGCGCAAGCAGGACCCACAGAACCGTGCGGCGTACGTCCGCGAGCAGCGAGAACGCAACAAGAAGGGTTCTAGGTCGCGCCCCGAACCGGAGCAGCCCCCCACCGCCGACTGACTCGAGGAGGATTCGATGGTCCGCAAACACGTGGTGACCAGCGGCGGCCGGGTGCTGCTGCTGGAGGAGATGACGAAGGACCAAGCACGCGACATAGCGCGCGAATTCTATCGGGAAGTGGGCGGCGCGAACTTCTTCCAAAGGCTGTGCTCGGCCTTCTACCAGCTGGCGACGGCGGATCCGGTGCTCGCGCCGATGTTCCCCGGCAAGGCGGAGGACCATGCGCGCCGGCTGGCCGACCACTTCAACCGGATGTACGGCACACCAGATCTGTCCGAAGGCTGGGACCAGCGCTTCCTCGCCTCCCATCTGCATGTGGTCATCGGTAACCAGCACCGGCGCCGGTGGCTGACGCTGATGCGCGCAGCAGGTGAGGAAATTAATGCTCCTGACCCCTGGTTCTCCGACTTTATGACAACCATGACCAACGGAAGCGGTGCGATCACTGCGGCGAGCCGGGGAGCCGCGATAGCCCGCGGCCTCGATCTCGACCGTGAGGGCACCGTGATTGGCCAGCGCCGAACCAGCGCAGCCCCAGCGACGAGCGACGAGGAGAACCTGCAGTGAGCCAGACCGGAACGGGTACCACGGGCGCCTACGAGCACTGGGACCAGCAATGGCGGCAGGATCCGGCGATCGCAGAGTGGTCGCGGGCCGACCCCGACGTCGTCGCCGTCGGCACTCGCATTCGTGACCGAGGCGGCCAGCGCAGCCTGGACGTCGGCTGCGGGGTCGGACGGCACACGCTGGCGCTGGCGAGTCTCGGCTTTGAGTCTTACGGCGTCGACCGCAGTGAGGCTGGCCTCGAGCGCGTCCTCCAGGAGGCCAACCGCCGCGGAGCGACAGTTGAGTTGCGGTCCGCCGACATGACTTCCTTGCCCTTCCCTGGAGGCAGTTTCGACTTCGTCGTCGCCTGGAACGTCGTCTATCACGGCACCGCCGAGGATGCCGCCCGGGCGATCGCCGAGGTGACACGGGTGCTGCGCCCGGGCGGCCGCTACCTGAGCACCATGTTGTCCAAGCGCAACGTTGAGTTCGGCAAAGGACAGGAGATCGCAGCCGACACCTTCGTCCAGCCGGGCGGTCCTCAGGACAAAGCCCACCCCCACCTGTACTGCGATGCCGACGACCTGCTTGCACTGCACCCTGGGTTGGCCCTGCTGTCCGCCGTGGATCGCGAGCACAGTGCCTCCGGCTCGTACCACTGGCATCTCCAGTTTGACAAACCCGTCAGTATCTGAGGCACACCGACCGCAGCTCCGTGAAAAAGTCCATCACCTCGGGAGAGCACTCAGGAGGCCCGAACTGCGACATCTTGGTGCCCATGTGAGGCATGTGTGCGTACGCCCCCACCGTCGGGCGGTTGACGTGCACCATGCCTGCCTTCAGCCGCTGCACCGTATCGTGTGCGCTTGCCAAGTCGCGGGTGAACACGGCGGCGGACAGCCCATAGGGAACGGAGTTCGCGATGCTGACAGCCTCGGCCGCGCCCTTGGCGACGATGACCGATACCACTGGTCCGAATACCTCACCGCGGACGAGATCCGAATCGGCCGGCACATCAGACATCACCACGGGGCGCATGAAGTGCCCGGCGGGCAGTTCTGCGGGCAGCGGCTCGTCACCCGAGCGGATCCGCGCCCCGTGGGCACGTGCCTGCTCGACGGCGGAGCGGCACCGGCGCAGCGCACTGTCGCTGACCACTGGTCCCATGTCAGTGCCCGCGTTGTCCGCCGGGCCCACCCGTAGTCGGCGCGCACGCTCCACTAGGGCCGTCAGCAGCTTGTCAAAGACCGCAGTGTCCACGATGACCCGGCTCGTGGCGCTGCACCGCTGCCCGGCCTGCCCGAATGCTCCCGAGACCACGGCGTCGGCGGCCGCGTCCAGATCGGCGTCGGGCAGCACCAGTACTGCGTTGTTGCCGCCGAGCTCCAACTGCGTGGGCAGCAGCCGCGGCGCCGCCGCAGTCTGGATGGCCAGCCCCACCGGAACGGATCCGGTGAAGGAAACTCCAGCAATTCGCGGATGAGCCACGATCGCCGTGCCTGCTTCCCTGCCACCAAGGAGCAAATTTAGCACTCCGGCCGGCAGGCCGGCCTCGTGGAACACCTCAGCAAGGAGCGCCGACGTCCATGGGGCGAGAGGCGACGGCTTCAACACCACGGTGCAACCGGCCACCAGCGCGGCCGCCGTCTTCCACGCTGGTATGGCGAGCGGAAAGTTCCACGGCGTGATCAGGCCGACCGCGCCCAGCGGAGCCCGGTATGTGTAGGCAAACGTACGAGAGTCGTCGGCTGGCATCGTGGCACCGTTCAACCGCCGTGCCTCGCCAGCAAGGAACTTGAGGATCTCGCCGCTACGGGTGACCTCCGCCAGGGCCTCACGAGTCAGTTTGCCTTGCTCCCGGACGATCGCCGCCGCGAACTCCGTGGCACGTTCGGCAAGCAACTCAGCGGAGCGGTAGATCAGCGCCCCGCGGGCGACCGGGCCGAGGTCGCGCCATGTGGCGCCAGCTTCTTCAGCCGCTTCCACGGCGACCGAGGCGTCCTCGGCGGTGGAGTCGGCGAATTGACCAATGACATCGTCGACGCACGACGGGTTGATGTTGGGAACTGTGCTGCCGTCGGTAGCTGGACGCCACTCGCCGTTGATGAAGTTCAGACCATAACGCCGTTCCATACGCCGATTAGATCGGGCACTACCTGGCACGGGCAATACTCTGTGAGCACCTGCGTCACACAACTCGACTGACATGCCGCACAGCTCGACCAACATACGGTATAGAAGGGACGCTTCGGTGATGAACGAAGATCCGTGCATGCTGTGCCACGTGGAGGAGGCGGATGCCTTCTTCCAACGCCGCCGCGTATGGCAGGATGAGCACTGGCGGCTCTCCATCGTCCTGCAGGGTGCCGTGGCGGGCTTCGCCCACCTTGAACCCCTACGCCACATCCCCTTCATCACCGACCTCGACGGGCCGGAAGCGGCATCCCTGGGACCGGCCTTGTCCCGGGCCACGGCCGGTATCCAGACCGCCACCACGGCGGACAAGGTATATGTGTACGTGTTCGGCGACCGCGTGCCCCACCTTCACTTCAACTTGGCGCCACACCATCCTGGCGGCCCGTTGATCGGCGGCCCCGGCATGCTCCGCCCGGACGCGGAACTCACCGCCCCGGCCGAGCATCACGCCATGGCCGCAGCCATCGAGAAGGCATTGAGCACCCCGGAAGTCCGATAGGCCATGAGCGCAACGCTCCACCGGTGGCGATCCAAGGAGATCGGTGTGACGATCCGTATTGCATCTTTTCCGCCGAGGACTGAAAGCCGTCCGCCAGTTTCACCAGTGCGAAGGCCACCTCGACGTACCCCCAGAGGTTGATTTCGCCTTTAGTGCCCAGTTGTGGATGCCTTTCTTCCGCGTGTCGGTGTGTTGCCGAAGTGCCTGTCGGTTGATCTGAGTCCTGTGATCCGGGCGGGGTGACGGATGAGGCTGGAGACGGCTCGCGCCTGTCTCATTCCAAGACGCCTGATTCTGTCCCATGCTTCCACGGACCAGAACGCACACCTGAGCGCACTGGCCTGCTGGCGGTACGTCAGGGTCATGGAGAGACGGCACGCGTATCCCAAATCATGCGATGGTGTCGATCCGTGCCCGGCGGCCGCACGACGGGTCGTGGGGAAACCTGTCGTCGGACTCGATGCTGGCCCACATCGTCGTGGCCGTCACCCTCTACACCCTTCACTCCACGGAGGAGGCGTCCACTCGGGTAGGCGTGGGAGCCGCGCGAGGTGACCCCCGGCCGACGGCCTGTGATGGCGATCGCGGGCATAGACCGGCGGCGGCTGATTGGCTGGCAGTCGACCCGACACCGAAGTCGAAGGCGGTCAGGAAGGCCGAACTGCGTAAGCACCGGCGGCGGCTCCGGGACGCCGGACGCCGCCGGCTTGCCGCCGGGCAGTCACGCCGGCCCCGGTCCCCGCAGAACCGGATCGGCAACGCCGCCGCGCGCCGCGATGCCCGCGCCCTGTCCCGGATCCGCCACTCCAACGTCTGGCTGTGGCGACGACGCGGTCAGACCCCGCGTACCCCGACCGCATACCCCGACCGACCTATGGAAAGGGATGGCGCATGCCCATCATCGGCCCCGGCCCCGACGACCCCGGGAACGACGGCTGGGGGTCCCTGCTGGGAGGACCAGGACACCCCGTTCCGGCGCCGGCTCCACGCAAAGCTCGCCGCGGCCGGATTCGAGTGCGCGGCCGATGCCGCCATCATGTACGCGCCCGCCAACCGGTACCACGGCCTCGACGACACCCAGATGGGCCTGATCGCCACCCTCACCGGCGCCAGCTACGACACCGTACGGGCCGCCCACAAGGCCGACCTCGCCGCGTGGTCCCGCGAGCGGCAGCTCCGCGACCACCCCGACCTCGCCGTCCTCGACGCGGACCTGGACCGCATCCGGCACCGCATCTGACCACGCGCCGGGTGCTCGGTGCGCATCCGATGTGCGCGGAGCACCGGGAGTGCCGAGCTGAGATCGGTCAACCCCCGCCCGTCGCCGTCGCCGTCGCCGTCGCCGTCGCCGTCGTCGTTGCGCGGCGCAGCTGCCGCGCGGCCGGAATGCCGTTATCTCGGCGGGGGAGGAGGTGATCAGGATGTCGTTGCCGCGCCGGCGGACGCCGGGTGCTGCCTCCTCTTGGTGGTGTGGACCGCGATGCCGAACCACTTCGTGCCCGGTTCAGACGGCCTCGTCCGAACTCGCCGCCGTCGCGACCTGGTGGGCGGGGATGGTCAGGTGAGGAGCCAGTCGAGGAGGCCGGTCACGAGGAGAAGAGACAACGCGGCGGAGCTTGTGACGGCCATGACGGCGGCGTAGAGGCCGAGGCCCGCGAATCTGCCGCGCCGGGCGGACTTGCCGAGCCAGGCGGCCGTCGCGCCGTACAGGCCGGCCAGGAGCAGGGCCAGCGCGATGGTGAAAGCTACGGTGACGGCGGAGCGTTCGTAGGCGGTGGCTTCGGCCAGCCGGACCTCCACCTGTTCTCCTCCGGTGTACGGCTCCCGGGGCGAACCCAACTCCACCCCGTTTCGGTGTTCCGTGCCGTCGGCGGGGGCGAAGGAGCCCTCGCACCTGCGGTTCGTTTCGGTGGCGTAGCAGCGTGACACGGTGAACACGCCGTCGGCCGGCCCGATACCGGCCGCCGCGCCGACCGGGCCGACACTCGTCCACACCGCTCCGATCGCCATCATCGCGCACACCACCGCACCCGCGCCCCCCAGCACCCTCCACCTCCATACCCGTGCCCGGGTCCGTCCTGCGGTCCGAATCCGCGGTATCCGCTTCATCCCGCCCCACCTCCGGCGTCTGGAGTCCCCGCCACCCCCGGACGCCAAACCCCGCACGCACACGACCGGGAGCCGAAAAGCACCGCCGCGGCTGGGTTCCGTCGGCGGCCCTGACCGGAAACCCTCACCGGCGGCCGGGAAGCCATCGGACCGCGCAGCGGGACGGACCCCGAAGTCCCCGTGCCACCGCGCGGACCGATTCCGTTCTTGAGCGCCGGAGGCTCGCATGGCACGTCAGCGGTGAGTGCGGGACATCCCAGCCGGTGCCCGCAGTGACGATGCCGAGTACCCGCCCGTGCCGTGCCCGGCGATGTCGCGCACTCCCCGGTCCGGGTCCCCGGTGGCAGGGGCGGGTCGACGGCGTACCGGCTCAGTCCCTGCTTGGGATCTGCCAGATGCTGCGGCACGTCCGGTGCCTGCGCAGTGCCCGCACGCTCCGGCGAGATGGTCGCCGTAGACGCCGGACCCGGTCGCCACCGCTTGTCGGGCCAGGGTCACGAGCCCCGACGCGAGCCGTTCGTCCAGCGGGATCACACCGTCCGCCCATCCGACCGACACCGTCATGAACAGCGGCGCGAGACCGTCCAGTCCCCGGAAGGTCTCGGCCAGCCGTGGCAGGAGTGGTGCCAGCCGCTGCGCGAGGTGCGCCTCGCTCGGCCGGTTCCAGGGGATCGGGACCCGGGTCCGGAGCAGGACGTCGCTGGTGTCCTGGACGGACAGGAGCGCGACTGCGGTGTCCTCCCGCACCGGCCGTGGGGTGAGCGGGTGGGTGGGGACCGCCTCGCCCAGGGCCCGCCACAGCACATACGCCGTGGTGTCCGACTCGATCAGCATCTCCACCTCGGGGTCCAGCACGGGCGCACTCTCCTGAAGTCGCAGGGGGCTTCTCCGGCAGGGTCCCCGACCCGGCGGCCCCGCACAGGCCCCGGCAACGAACCTGTGTTCTTCCTCCCGCCCAGCGGGCAACAACCTTCTCCACGGCTCCATCCGGCGGGCCCGCGCGAGCGGTGGCGACGCGCGAGACCGCGCCGGGCGGCCCGGAGCCCGGCTACCGCCGCGGCGGTGCCCGGCCTTGCCGTCCGGCCCCGCCCACCAACCTCTGCGCCCGGTCCGGCGGCCCCCGGCAGGTCCCGGCGAGCTGGCTGCGTCCCGGCCTCCGGGCGGGGACGCGGGGGAGCGGGAAGAGCTGCGCACCAACTACTGGGCGTGCTCACCGGCCTTGAAGGATCTTGCTGCTGGGCTTGACCATCAGCAAGATCCCTTCACCGGACCGGCGGTCCGCCGAACACGAACCCTGTCTCGGCGACGGGGTCGCACAGAGAACCTGTCCGGCCCCAGGGACCGCAGAGCGAGACGAAGCCCGCCCGATGCTTCTCAGGCATCAGCGGTGAGGCGTATTCCGTTTCCGCCCCCGCGGACCGGTCTTGTTACCTTCTCCCGTCGGCACTCGTCATGAGAGCGACGACCGCACACGAACGGTCGCATCGACGAGTGGATCGAGAGCAGGATGCTGAACGAGATCATGTACGTGACGATCTACGTCACGGATCAGGACCGCGCGCTGGAGTTCTACACCGAGGGACTCGGTCTGGAGAAGCAGCTCGACTTCCCCGGGCCCGACGGACGTTTCCTTACCGTCGGGGTTCCCGACAGCCCGGTGCAGATCATCCTGTGGTCCCACGCGCCGGCCGCAGGACAGCCGGGAGGCACGGGCGCGCCCGGTCCGCTGATCCTCGAATCCAAGGACCTGCGGAAAGACTTCGAGATCATGCGCCGACGCGGCGTCGTCTTCGAAGAGCCCGAACCCGTGGACTATCCGTTCGGGGTCCGCATCGAGGCGGTGGATCCGGACGGCAACCGGGTCTCGCTCCGTCAGCAGCGGAAGTCGTGACCGCCCCCCCGTCCGCTCTCGTGGCTGAGGCGTTCGAAGCCCAGCGCGACCGGCT includes:
- a CDS encoding GNAT family N-acetyltransferase translates to MVIATCRTEIDWPMLSAGSRHTLSESWLSVADGRLPESVGIALVDDGTQVAMMGRVVPTATDNQFLDPYLPAAQQLGNPERIFPAMAFMYPNYDAYPIGPGSAAPRRLAEFVFGVERLATERGMRSVVFQYLGPESDLLVDALTNAKFQVYTVAQRAELSIEFAGIGDYLSGFPKRRRDKIKHEIRVMSEAGVAFSVRHLQEDEKPLIDLRCALVEKYRGKSDSERERGWFDKVQRSFPGEDIFVVTAEADGHTLGFTLFVRTADRLTALLTGTDYHHPRADYVYFGTSFYAAIPLAVEVGTRVIEYGMGSEQAKQSRGCLLSPLRWAVRDLSGEVPAAVRRV
- a CDS encoding cytochrome P450 family protein; translated protein: MPDPQQPNADLFGDAFVDNPHATYEILREQGPVCSVVLPDGLPVYFVTRYAEARAALNDDRLAHHLAHAAPAMAAAGMPLDEDRVRFGGSHMLHSDPPEHGRLRKLVNRAFTPARVEAMRPVVASLVGELIDRLPECGDADLVETLAYPLPVLVICELLGVPPADRTDFRQWSDATLASDFITDLPMSRAEGKRLLQNYMTELVEGKRKDLKAADPEQAPDLITALIQLRMRDGDDALTQDELVATAFLLLVAGHESTVNFLSTAMLSISTDPELADTLRRRPEQMPLVVDEFLRYDGPVQRGTIRTALADIELGGVTIPAGSVVSVGIASANRDACQFAGADRIDSERVDNPHLSFGHGRHFCLGAPLARLEGDVALSALLARYSVIELATGRAELRWRRSFQRGLESLPVRLEPAKPN
- a CDS encoding AfsR/SARP family transcriptional regulator; this translates as MLVGGRPIPLAGTMQRGLLAALLLYGNRTVPISHLNEALWATKPPRTAKAGLQWQISRLRKLLDNADPDGERLRFQPPGYILRVEPAELDSDRFATLAASGSTALAQGDLERADRDLRAATGMWNGKALEDAEAPRLARERDRWHTIYMAALEDRLEVDLRFGRHYQLLGELDELVSADPLRERLRAFQMLALYRSGDPAGAVRVFHECRNTLVEELGLEPGEELQRLLRSVLNRETQLDLPSGNRAIAPVQVPAELPADIPSFTGREFELAALDTLRSGGEDLQAPIALSGPAGAGKTATVIRWAHRNIRQFPDGQLFADMRGHCPNSPVSPLRILTRFLHTLGLPRREIPDCPGEAASLYRTMLSNRKMLIILDDVYSAEQVRPLVPGHRSSLLVLTSRHRLSGLQARDGFQHLGLRGLSTQDSQALMERLLGSERVAAEPENVARLNHLCSGLPLALRIAATRLRRESPGEVGDLLNGLCGVDGLRLLEVGQDAGASVRVSLDRSYTRLRHGEQQFFKRLGRGFPQQINSCSIAAESAMGEVDSGRLLASLAEASMILPMAPDQYEMPDLIRLYAQDKARRESQPSETTMLEGADR
- a CDS encoding DUF6065 family protein, with translation MTTANGASPDIEFFSLYEEVREPELGSPDLKGSLSARAARVCSPITAASGFGWHIYPPVDFAVRWDGLGSEWSLLDGNDPVAWQSLSGAQDGMLPQAAAVRASAEKAGLEGVDVFDKYGGAPPFIQADPRNPHMLEVITGLLARTPANLWLLVRDVPNWPRAGDHQILEGIIETDWYRAYLPTMVRLTQQNRIVRFHRHIPIMAVQPIARSTVQMARRPAATYRGVANFPDGVWKEFVSWRKRKQDPQNRAAYVREQRERNKKGSRSRPEPEQPPTAD
- a CDS encoding globin domain-containing protein, translating into MVRKHVVTSGGRVLLLEEMTKDQARDIAREFYREVGGANFFQRLCSAFYQLATADPVLAPMFPGKAEDHARRLADHFNRMYGTPDLSEGWDQRFLASHLHVVIGNQHRRRWLTLMRAAGEEINAPDPWFSDFMTTMTNGSGAITAASRGAAIARGLDLDREGTVIGQRRTSAAPATSDEENLQ
- a CDS encoding class I SAM-dependent methyltransferase gives rise to the protein MSQTGTGTTGAYEHWDQQWRQDPAIAEWSRADPDVVAVGTRIRDRGGQRSLDVGCGVGRHTLALASLGFESYGVDRSEAGLERVLQEANRRGATVELRSADMTSLPFPGGSFDFVVAWNVVYHGTAEDAARAIAEVTRVLRPGGRYLSTMLSKRNVEFGKGQEIAADTFVQPGGPQDKAHPHLYCDADDLLALHPGLALLSAVDREHSASGSYHWHLQFDKPVSI
- a CDS encoding aldehyde dehydrogenase family protein encodes the protein MERRYGLNFINGEWRPATDGSTVPNINPSCVDDVIGQFADSTAEDASVAVEAAEEAGATWRDLGPVARGALIYRSAELLAERATEFAAAIVREQGKLTREALAEVTRSGEILKFLAGEARRLNGATMPADDSRTFAYTYRAPLGAVGLITPWNFPLAIPAWKTAAALVAGCTVVLKPSPLAPWTSALLAEVFHEAGLPAGVLNLLLGGREAGTAIVAHPRIAGVSFTGSVPVGLAIQTAAAPRLLPTQLELGGNNAVLVLPDADLDAAADAVVSGAFGQAGQRCSATSRVIVDTAVFDKLLTALVERARRLRVGPADNAGTDMGPVVSDSALRRCRSAVEQARAHGARIRSGDEPLPAELPAGHFMRPVVMSDVPADSDLVRGEVFGPVVSVIVAKGAAEAVSIANSVPYGLSAAVFTRDLASAHDTVQRLKAGMVHVNRPTVGAYAHMPHMGTKMSQFGPPECSPEVMDFFTELRSVCLRY
- a CDS encoding VOC family protein encodes the protein MLNEIMYVTIYVTDQDRALEFYTEGLGLEKQLDFPGPDGRFLTVGVPDSPVQIILWSHAPAAGQPGGTGAPGPLILESKDLRKDFEIMRRRGVVFEEPEPVDYPFGVRIEAVDPDGNRVSLRQQRKS